The DNA segment GCCTCAGCCGCAGTGTGGCAAGCGCGCGCCAACGCCGCCGCCTGCACGCGCGGCAAATCCTTCTCGCGGAGCATGAACCAGCGCGCCCCCGCCTCAAACACGTCAACCGCAACCTCCGAGAGCGGGCGGCGCGCCAAACGGCGGTCGCTGATGATGAGCAGGGGCGGCCGCGGTAAGCGGTTCACCAGCCAAACTCCGGCATGCCTTCCAGCGGGCTTGACGCATTGGCGTACAACTTGCGCGGAATGCGCCCCGCCTCATACGCCAGCCGCCCCGCCTCAATCGCGTAGCGCATGGCGCGCGCCATCTTTACGGGGTCGCGCGCTTGCGCAACCGCCGTGTTGAGCAAGATACCGTCGCACCCCAGTTCCATGGCAATCGCCGCATCCGACGCCGTGCCAACCCCCGCATCCACAATCAGCGGCACCGAAACCATCTCGCGAATAATGCGCAGGTTGTACGGGTTGCGAATCCCCATGCCAGACCCAATGGGCGCGCCAAGCGGCATGACCGCCGCACACCCGATATCTTCCAACTTCTTGCAGGTGACAGGATCGTCGTTGCAGTAGGGCAACACCACAAACCCATCACGCACCAACTGCTCAGCCGCCTTCAACAACTCCTCCACGTCCGGGAAGAGCGTATCCTCATCCCCGATGACTTCCAGTTTCACCCAGTTCGTCCCCAACGCCTCACGCGCCAGGTGCGCCGTCAACACGGCATCGCGGGCTGTGTAGCACCCGGCCGTATTCGGCAAGATGAAGTAGCGCTCGCGGAGTAGGTCGTACAGGTTTTCGCCCTCGGCGTCGGGGCGCACACGGCGAATCGCCACCGTCACCACCTCCGCGCCGCTCGCTTCCAGCGCATCCAGCATCACTTGCCGATTGGGGTAGCGCGCTGTGCCAATGAAGAGACGCGACGAAAAGGTGCGCCCTGCAATGGTCAGTGGTGTGCTTGTCTGAACCGCTGTGGTCATGGCTGTTCCTCCTGTTTCTGCCTCGTCTGCTTGCTTTTTTCAACCACCTGCAACCGCCTGCACAATTTCCACCCGGTCGTTGGGATTGAGGCGGTGGGTGCGCCACGCCTCGCGCGGCACAATTTCGGCATTGACGGCGACCGCAATACCCGGTTTTTCAGGCGGAAGCCCGATGCTTTGCAACAATTCGGCCACAGTTTCCTCACGCAAAGGACGGGCTTCGCCGTTCACATAGACCACATGTTGGGTCATTGGACACCTCCTTCAACTGCATCATGCCGGTTGCGAAAGAAACCGCGCCAACGTGAACGGTTGCGCCAGCGGATCGAGTTCGCCCGTCAGCACAAAGCGGCTCACCACGTCAGCCGTGAGCGGCGCCAGCAAAATACCGTTGCGGTGGTGGCCGGTCGCCATCACCAGCCCCTCCACAGGCGTGGGGCCCAAAATGGGCGCATCGTCGCGGCTGGTGGGGCGGAAGCCCACGGCGATTTCGGTCAGCGGCAAATCGTACACAGCAGGCAACAACTCCCACGCCCCGCGCAACAGGTGGAACACGCCCCCCGCCGTCGGTGTGGCATCGAACCCCATCTCCTCGACGGTCGCGCCAATCAGCAACTGCCCGTTGCTCCGCGGCACAAGGTAAGCATCCATACACCAGACCACATGGTGCAACAACGGGGCTTCGGGCGGCATTTGCAGAATGACCACCTGCCCGCGCACGGGGCGCACAGGCGGCCGAATGTCGGGCGGCAACCCTTCAATCTCACGCGACCACGCGCCCGCAGCCAGCACAACCGTCTCGGCTTCAAACACCCCCTCATCCAGACGCACGCCGCGCACACGCCCGCCTTCAATGACAATTTCGCGCACGGGCGTTTCTTCGCGCAATGCGCCGCCCGCCTGCACAAAAACCCTCTTCAACGCTTCCACGACGCGGCGGTTGTCAACGTGGTAATCATGCCCGCTCCAAATGGCGGCAACGGCTTCGCGCGAAAGGTGCGGTTCGCGCTTGCGTACCTCGTAGCCGCTCAGCCATTCCACAGGCTGCCCCATCCCGCGCAGGTACTCATACCAGAAGCGGAATTTGCGGGCATCGTCGGCGTCCAGCGCCACCACCAGCGTGCCATCGGTGCGGTAATCCAGCGAGACGCCGGCGGCTTCTTCCAACGCTTCGACGAAAGCCGGCCATTGCTTGTGCCCCTCAATGAGGAGCGGCAACAGCCGTTCTTCCCCCGGCTCTGCTTCGGCGTGGGGCGCCAGCATGCCCCCCGCCACCCATGACGCGGCGCGACCGGCGCGCCCCCGGTCGAACACCGTCACGTCGGCGCCTTCGCGCGCCAAATACCAGCCAATCCCCAATCCCATGATACCGCCGCCAACAATCGCAATGCGTGACATAGGTTCCTCCCTTTCGTCACTATTTGGTTGAAGAAACAAGGGCGCGGCTCGCGCCACGCCCTTGTGCGTTCAGACCACGGGAATATCCGCCGAGATCACCTGTTCAAATGACTTTCCTTGCTTCAACACCGCTTCCACCAGGTTCATCGGGCAGAATGGACCGCACATGCTGCACGCCTTGGTGCGCGTGCCCCGCTCATGATAGAGGCGGCGGGCTTCGTCGGGGTAGAGCGCCAGGGCAAACTGACGTTCCCAATCAAGGCGGTAGCGCGCTTCGCTCATGGCGCGGTTGCGTTCCAAATCCGCCTGGCGACCACGCGCCACGTCGGCGATGTGCGCCGCCAGTTTGAACGCGATGACGCCCTCGCGCACGTGTTCGGGTGTAGGCAAGCCCAGGTGCTCGGCGGGCGTCAGGTAGCAGAGCATGTCCGCCCCATGCCAACCCGCCAGCGCGCCGCCAATCGCGCCGACGATGTGGTCGAAGCCCGCCCCTGTGTCAATGGGGAGCATGCCCAGGATGTAGAACGGGGCATGGTTGGTCAGTTTCTTCTGAATCTGCACGTTCGTCTGAATCTCGTTCAGCGGAATGTGACCGGGACCCTCCACCATCGCCTGCACGCCGGCTTTGCGTGCCCGTTCCACCAGTTCACCAATCAGCAACAGTTCTTGAATTTGGGCGCGGTCGGTGCTGTCGGCGAGACTTCCGGGGCGCAAACCATCACCCAGCGAAAGCGTCATGTCGTAAGTGCGGGCAATCTCCAAAAGGTCGTCGTAGCGTTCCCACAGCGGGTTTTCGCGTTCGTTTTTGAGCATCCACGCCGCCATCAGCCCGCCACCACGCGAGACGATCCCCGTCACACGTTCGCTGTGGCGGTAGCGCCGCAAGGTTTCCAGCGTGACGCCGGCGTGGACGGTGATGTAGTCCACCCCCTGGCGTCCATGTTCTTCAATCACCTCGAACAACTCATCGGCGGTCATGTCGAAGAAACTCTTGCGTGCCGCGGCGCGGAATTCGGCTTCGTAGATGGGCACCGTCCCCAGCGGAACCGTCGCCACGTCGAGAATGCGCTGGCGGATGGCGCGCAAATCGCCCCCGGTGGAAAGGTCCATGATGGTATCCGCGCCGTACTGGATGGCGACGCGCGCCTTTTCGACTTCTTCATCGGGGTTCACGTAGTCGTAAGACGTGCCCAGATTGGCGTTGACTTTGACACGCATCCCTTCACCAATGGCGGTGAAGTGCGTCAGCGTTGTGTGGTTCGGGTTGGCGGGAATCACCACCCGACCAGCGGCGACAAGGTCGCGCACCGTTTCGGGGTCAAGCCCTTCTCGCGCGGCGACATACGCCATTTGTTCGGTGATTTTTCCCTGGCGAGCGGCTTCAAGTTGTGTGGGCATCTGGCACCTCCCTGGTTTGGTTGGTTGGCGCCGTCTCAGTGGGGGCGAACCGGTAGGGGCGTGCTGGGGCAACAAAAAACCGCCCCAGCGAGGGCGGTTGCAGACCAAACGTCAGGACTGCCTCCGTTTCCCTGCGCTGGCATGACCCAGATCAGGTTCGTAGGGTCGGTGGCGGATACGGCCACCCTCTCAGCCCGGCTCCCCGGACTCCCCTAACGGAGACGGCATATACAGTTGTCAAGGCAGGAGAATTGTAAACAAAGCCGACGCGCGGGCAAATTCGGCCTGTCTAGCGCTTCTCCGGTTGAGTGGCTTCCCCAAACACCAAAAGGCGCACGTCCGCCACGGGGGCGGGGGCTTTGGCGGCAAAGAGGAGTTGCACGGTGGCGATGTCGCCCGGCGGCACCGCCTCATGCGTGGTCAACGTTTCGACGGCCAGCGGACGCCCTTCGGCATCGTAGAGCGCTCCCACCACCCAAAGCGTGCCCAGCGGCGTTGCGGTTGCGTTGCGCACCTCGGCTTGCACGGCATACGCGCCAAACGTTGGGGGTTCTTGCGCGACTGTGATGGTGTAGGGCAAGGGTCCCTGCACGGCAGGCTCGGCGGCTCGCCCCGTGAACGTCACATCCCACGTAGTCCACTCAGGCGGCGGGGACGGCACCAACACTTCCAGCGGCATCTCGGCGGCGGCGGGCAAAAAGGGCAATGGGAGCGGCCATTCGGTTTCGGCAAGCACCGCGCCCTCGGCATCACGCAAGCGCACATGCGCCAGCACGTCGGCATAGGCGCGGTCATCAGTCGCCTGCACAACGCCGAGCAGATACAGCGTGCCGGTGGGGGCTGTGTAGGTGGTGGTGCGGGTGACGGTCAACGTGGCGAGCGCCGTATCCTCAGACGGTGCGGCGGCGGGCACGTGCGCGGCGGCATCGGGCGAGAGGCGAAAACTGGCAGCGATACTGTCCAGCACCGGTTCGACGGCTTCCCAATGCACGCTGGTGCTTTCTTGCACCAGCACCACCAGCAAAGGCCCCTGCACATCGAACAGGAGCCGCAAGCGCGCCTGTTGTTGGGGGTCGGGCACGGGAGAGGCGACTTCGACCGTGTACAAGCCGTTATGCGTGGTGATGGTAGGTTCCACCAGGGGGTAGAGCGTTTGCAAGAAGGCTTGCAGGTACGCGTCCGCCAGGGCGGGCAGATGGTCAGCGGCAAGCGGCGCACCCGTATTGATGATATTGACCAGGAAGCGCGCGGAGTGCAACGCTGTGGCGGGCGAATCGAAGCGCACCAGCACCTCGCGTTCATCGGAGAGGTCCTGCGCGAGCCAGCCAACCGGCAAGCGTAGCGAAAAGAGCCCGTCGGGATGGGTGTATGTTTCGGGCACCAGTTGAACATTGGGCGTGGGCGTCGGTGCGCGCGGCGTCGGCGAGGGGGTTGCCGTGGGCAAAGGGAACGGCGACGCGGTGGGCGTCGCCGTGGGCAACGGGCGTGATGTTGGTGAGGGTGTCGGCGTGGGCGATGGCGTCGGCGTACAGGCGGCCATCAGCCAGGCGAGTACAACCGCCAACACCGTCCAGAGGGCAGAACGGTTCATTCTTTGAGCGTGCGTGATGTTCGGGTTTGGATGGAGAGCGCCCCCATTTGGCGGCATTGGGCTTCAAACTCGGCAATCTGGTCATCGCGGTCGAGTTTGACCACCACCTTGTAGCGAACTTCTTCCGGCTCAACTTCGACCACAGGGGGCGGCCCAATCAGCGCGTTGCGTATGCGTTGCCATACCGAAAGTTTGGGACGCGCGGCACTGGCGCGCGGCACTTCATACAACAAAATCGCGTCAGAACGGGAGAGATTGAGCGTGCGAGCATGCGCCACAAGGGCTTCCGCCTTCTCTTTGTCATCAAATTCGGCCGTAATCACAGGCGGGTAGCGGTGTGTCAGATGGAGTAAGGCGTCGCCCACTTCGTCTTTGCCTTCCACAGTGTGTAAAGGCGGCAAAGCAAACGAATCAGGCGGTGTAGGGCGTCCCGGCAGAATGGTTTCCATTTCGGTTGGCATACGTTCTCCCCCTTGAGTGAGCAATCGGCGACCGGTTTTT comes from the Ardenticatena maritima genome and includes:
- the thiG gene encoding thiazole synthase (functions in thiamine (vitamin B1) biosynthesis; in Bacillus subtilis this enzyme catalyzes the formation of thiazole from dehydroxyglycine and 1-deoxy-D-xylulose-5-phosphate and ThiS-thiocarboxylate) yields the protein MTTAVQTSTPLTIAGRTFSSRLFIGTARYPNRQVMLDALEASGAEVVTVAIRRVRPDAEGENLYDLLRERYFILPNTAGCYTARDAVLTAHLAREALGTNWVKLEVIGDEDTLFPDVEELLKAAEQLVRDGFVVLPYCNDDPVTCKKLEDIGCAAVMPLGAPIGSGMGIRNPYNLRIIREMVSVPLIVDAGVGTASDAAIAMELGCDGILLNTAVAQARDPVKMARAMRYAIEAGRLAYEAGRIPRKLYANASSPLEGMPEFGW
- the thiS gene encoding sulfur carrier protein ThiS, with amino-acid sequence MTQHVVYVNGEARPLREETVAELLQSIGLPPEKPGIAVAVNAEIVPREAWRTHRLNPNDRVEIVQAVAGG
- the thiO gene encoding glycine oxidase ThiO, which translates into the protein MSRIAIVGGGIMGLGIGWYLAREGADVTVFDRGRAGRAASWVAGGMLAPHAEAEPGEERLLPLLIEGHKQWPAFVEALEEAAGVSLDYRTDGTLVVALDADDARKFRFWYEYLRGMGQPVEWLSGYEVRKREPHLSREAVAAIWSGHDYHVDNRRVVEALKRVFVQAGGALREETPVREIVIEGGRVRGVRLDEGVFEAETVVLAAGAWSREIEGLPPDIRPPVRPVRGQVVILQMPPEAPLLHHVVWCMDAYLVPRSNGQLLIGATVEEMGFDATPTAGGVFHLLRGAWELLPAVYDLPLTEIAVGFRPTSRDDAPILGPTPVEGLVMATGHHRNGILLAPLTADVVSRFVLTGELDPLAQPFTLARFLSQPA
- the thiC gene encoding phosphomethylpyrimidine synthase ThiC, with product MPTQLEAARQGKITEQMAYVAAREGLDPETVRDLVAAGRVVIPANPNHTTLTHFTAIGEGMRVKVNANLGTSYDYVNPDEEVEKARVAIQYGADTIMDLSTGGDLRAIRQRILDVATVPLGTVPIYEAEFRAAARKSFFDMTADELFEVIEEHGRQGVDYITVHAGVTLETLRRYRHSERVTGIVSRGGGLMAAWMLKNERENPLWERYDDLLEIARTYDMTLSLGDGLRPGSLADSTDRAQIQELLLIGELVERARKAGVQAMVEGPGHIPLNEIQTNVQIQKKLTNHAPFYILGMLPIDTGAGFDHIVGAIGGALAGWHGADMLCYLTPAEHLGLPTPEHVREGVIAFKLAAHIADVARGRQADLERNRAMSEARYRLDWERQFALALYPDEARRLYHERGTRTKACSMCGPFCPMNLVEAVLKQGKSFEQVISADIPVV